Below is a window of Pochonia chlamydosporia 170 chromosome 7, whole genome shotgun sequence DNA.
GTGGCCGAAACACGTCTGAGGTCATGGTGGCTGCAAAATTATGGTCCTATTCAAGACCAAAGTCGTTGTCATTGCGCGCCAAAAGACCCAGGTTGGTGAGTTGCTTGTGAAATCTCTCTGCTCAATTTCCATATTTAATCATTGTGTCCTCAATTGCCAACAGTTTTGCAGTTCGGCCGGTGGATCAAAAGCATAAGTGTGGTAGTACACAGAGCATACTGATCCTGAGACTCACATGCTACAAACGAACCAGACAACATGGAGGTACAACATGAGGCCAACAGAATACAGTGCTCGCCAATCTGCCAGGAGGGGGTGTGATGTCCCTCACCGTCTTTGCTTCAGCACGTCCGGAGCCAGAGTGACGATGCTCATCTCcactgtctggtgctttgcttGCAAAACGTGAGACTCCCACTGACCACACCGTCTAGGAAGCAATAATAGGTGCGCTCCGAGACGCATTGTAAGGACAAATGCCTGCCAAGTCTCCGAGAGAAACCTACCAGACTCTATCCCCAAACCCCAAAAACAGCAAGCTGCGAGCTTTCGGTCCTTTGTTCAACATCCATACTGGTTCACCCTCAACGTCACATCTGAATAATTTTCTTGAGCCATTTTGGACCGTTTGATGTCCCATTCTCTTTCACCAGAAAATCCGTTGGGATGGTTTCCGGAGAATCAATGCTTCCCGACTGTGACATTGTCCATTTCTCGTGAGCGGTTCAACTAGGCACAACACTCGGCCCCATCCATAAAGATAAGCGCCACAGCCCTGGGCTTGTGGCTGTTCCATTTTCCCTGCCATGGTAGGAGACTTGCTTTTGCAGGATGACTGGCCGGCTTCGCTTTGACGGTGCATAGGCAAAGTTTAAAACAGACAATGGGTTGGAACTTGGCACATGTCCATAAAGTCTTGGTAATTCAGACATATATGTTCATTTTGCATCACTGCGCATTGGCATTTCATGGTCACAAGCTTGttctcttctcctcaaaACCTTTTTGCctttcaacctcaacacTCTCCTGCCGCAAGTATCACAACATAGGGAACCGCGTGTTCGACACTTCGAGGAGAACCTGGCGCGGATGTAACCCTCTTGGCCCGTTTATCCAGATTCCGAATGGCTAGTATAATTTAGCCCATTACTTCGTCAACTTGCCGGACTCACTGACGCACGGTTACGCTGTCCGCCTTTTAGTCAAACCCCCATGTCACTAGTCCGTCAGCCAACAACTCCATAACCTCGGAATGGCAACCGACCTGAGTTAAGCCTGGAATTTCTTGTTGCATCAGCTCTCTGCATGCCTTCCTCGTGATAGGAGCAAATGATGCGGTTCATTTCCACCGCCGCAACCTGCATTTGCGGTAACGGTCTCGCTCGGGAGGGCCATGACGGGCACTCCACAATGATTTGAACAGAGCGTAGGTGTAACGTCTCAAGAGGCTCATACCTGGCCATTTTTAGGCTACGACACGAGTTTTCTTCTGCAATGACGGGACATCTCATTCTATCTCAAGGTGCCATGGGCTATGAATACAGATTCCTTGTGGTATCTATCCGTGTACGATGCGTGGAAGCCCCAGCTAACACCTGCATTGGCGCATCCCGTTTCGCTTGTTGTGTGGACGAAGCTTGAAGCATGGACATTTTGACGATCACCGGCCGGCACGACGCATGtcaatacggagtattctCATAAGAGATTTATGGTACCACAAGGAATTCATGCGTTTTAGACATGTATTGTCGCCTGCCCCGTCACGTTGACGAAGTTACCCTTCTCTGCCTCAGCATATACCCGCCGGAGTCACCCGAAGGAAAGATGAACTTGCAATTACGAGCAGTGAAGTGCCGTGACAGTTTAGTTCCTCTTTGAAATTTAGTAATGAGCAACAGAATGAGAGCTCATCCCTTGCCTCACTAACATGACGTCAGGAGCGAAGGGAGACCAAGACTGTCAATCAACCACCCCGCCGACGTACCAGAATATGATCAAGGAGTTGAAAGCCACTGTTCCACGACGAAAAGTGGAAAAGCACGGCCAGAGGGTCGTATTTATTTAAATTGACAATAAATGCACTCGCTTCTCCAATCGGCGGATGTCGTCTTGTAATTCCATTCGCCGACTTTCCCGAATATTGAAAGCTGCAGATACAGAAATGAAGACAATTTTCACCATCTCTGTCGGGTTGCTTGGCACCTGCGCGGCATCCAGTGTCTGTCCACCAAGTCTTCTCAGCGGCAACGCAGTTTGCTGCTCAACCAACGTTCTTGGTGCCTTGGGTCTTGACTGCACACCCCGTACGTTTCCTAACTTCAACCAAGAAAGACATTTAACATTGCATCATGTTGGGGAGGCAGTTTGCTAACTATGCTTCATAGCCAACCGCACGCCTATTGATGGACCCGATTTGGCAAGCATTTGCAGCGAAGACGGCAAGGAGGCAACGTGCTGTGGCGTTCCGATTGTTGGACAAGGCGTTGTGTGCAGTCCTGCTCTTGGCGCATAAATAGCAGTTTCGGGCTCGATTAGCCACGCCAATTCAAATTCTCATGAAACGGAGGTTGGCTGCCGTTTGAGATCATGGTACTTGCTCTTGTATAATAGACATGTATGTATACAAGCACGGACAAATCTACACCCGATGTGACTACACAATTTAAGCAGCTGCCCATAGCATTGATAAATGCCTGTCCTTAACCATGATTAGTCCATGCACCCACACTGCTATTAAGCTTAACATTAAGTTGATCACGCTTGGTTCCATTGCCGGGGCGGACCGGCAGTATGCAAATGCCGCCGTGCCTTTCACCAGCCTGCATGGCATCACTTGACGGGGCGTGTATCAAACTTTCTGGGCAAAGAATGAAGTCTGGATGATCGACACTGTCATGTGGTGCGGTTCATGCTGGAGGGTGAACTGTTGGTTGAGGTGCGTTGGCGGCGTTTGAATGGGTGGTTCGATGTACCCCGCAGATATATCGCCATTGTAAAGACTCCGAGATTCTTATGTTTCGAAGAGTTTAGTTTCTGTTTGGATATCGTTCTTGGGACTGGTCGCTGATATTCCCGGATCCGATGGTGTACCTGAGGGTGTCAATGTTGGGCTGTGTTGCGAAGTATGTGCCACTGGTCGTGACGTAGGGTAGTGAGCGATGCGTTATCAAGACATGAATAGCTTGAAGGCTTCACTTTTATGTGAATTGCAATGGTATACTGTATAAACTCTACTGGAGGCAAGTTGGTGAAGGAAGACACATCGCTGGCAACCTCAATCCTCAGGACTAGACCTCTGCGGGCCTAGCTTGGGGTCATATGGCGATATTGATGCAcgtcttgacttgactgatGAACGCATGAAATAATACAACAGCAGGCATCTGAAACAGTTAGAGGTGTGTCATCCTGGTTATGTAGATAACTGCTACAAGTGTTTTGCTCAGATCCGTGGTAGCAGCAGGGGTGCGGCCGTTATGTTATAAGTGAGCACGAGGAATTGCTAACGGTTAATTGTATCGTTTCTGGGGTATTTCCATGTACAGCTTAGCCATAGTGACAAGTATAAGTTATTGGCTCTTTTCGTATCTATGCTGCTCGGCTAGGTTTCTCTTTGACCGGCACAGCCAATACAGTGTTATTGCACTCTGTCTCACCGCAGTTGTCAGGTTTTCCAAAAGTTTGGTACCGCCTGAAACAGAAATCGCAAAGTAACACTCAACAAACTCTTTCGACAACATTAGAAGACACTGTTTGTACTAATTtcaagcttgatgaggaTTTAATTCGATGGAACCTTGGGTTGTTTAAGTTTTCGTGCATATTGACGTCAAAGACGGCAGAGTAGGCTTCAGAAGTCTTTCCAGTTGAATAGCCAGTTGCTAGCCTACTCAGAAGCTTGATCTACACAACTGTTCACAACCGCTGCCATCTCGCCTGCTGCTTTGGTACATGGGCCGGTGGCATTTTGAGCTTGGGCGTAAAGATAACCGGAACGAGCACAGTGAGGCTGTCAACATGCCCAACATAACATCAAGTTGCAGATTCCTCGTCTAGCAGAGTTAGCAGTTGTCACAGCCCCACCACAGCAATTGGTAGACCTTCCATGATGGTGCATAGGGAAGATGGCGCAGCACAGAAGATCCTCGTCAAACACCCAGAGTGCTGCGCCTCCCCCAGCAACATGGCGCCCAGTTCTTGAGCCACCAAGCTAGGAAACTTGAAGCAATTGAGATTCGTAGGAACATCTCCTGCATCAAAAAGGCGGCAATAAagtcattgccaacatgtCAGCCTCATTTCTAATGGGGCGAAGATGCGGCAACCCTTGTTAGTGGAAGTAAGCATCCACATGTTAGACCAGGCAGTCATGATTCCACAATTTCTATAAATCTTCCGAATGACCTCATCCCAGTAAGCTTCGAGTGCAACTCAACATAGCACTTCTTCAACCGCCAAGTTGGCTCATTGTCAACATGTCCTACAACTCGAAAGCCTCTGCgctgcaacagccacaagATCCGCAAAAGgattcatcttcatcccaaCCACCAGCCTACTCCTCCCCTGCATTCAGAACAACATTCGGCTCCGTCTCCCTCCACATGAGCGACCGAATCCGCTTCGTCCAATTCCCACCCGAAGACATCGCCGTCATAAAGAACACCATACAGCGCTCCTGGGCATGGGGCATCCAAGCCGAGCGCCCGTACTCGGTCTCATACGAATTCAAGCTGCGAGGAAGTCCCTGGAGCGGTTCCGGCACCGGCTCATACGCCGTG
It encodes the following:
- a CDS encoding fungal hydrophobin domain-containing protein, with the protein product MKTIFTISVGLLGTCAASSVCPPSLLSGNAVCCSTNVLGALGLDCTPPNRTPIDGPDLASICSEDGKEATCCGVPIVGQGVVCSPALGA